From a single Nicotiana tomentosiformis chromosome 2, ASM39032v3, whole genome shotgun sequence genomic region:
- the LOC104088603 gene encoding protein trichome birefringence-like 34, producing the protein MNGRPILCSSLNNKFMGIQLSFQLLAATITAVLVITTLFMSREIKQEIGKKPELSSLSSCNFFSGKWVFDNQSRPLYNGSNCSFISFLDDGMACENYGRKDLSYLYWKWQPHDCDLPRFNATAMLEKLRNKRIVYVGDSVNRNQWVSMVCMLESSIHTHLKHVHYNGSLVTLKAIEYNATIDFYWAPLLVESNCDDAWHHRVKDRVLRVNSIEKHAKFWEDADVLVFNSYLWWRLDLTVLWGSFESANVKYEQLGMLRTYELGLKTWSDWLDTHINRTKTRVFFVSMSPTHSRGEEWGRADGENCYNETEPISNAEYWGSESDPGMMRLVEAAIKKLNDKSGVKADFLNITQLSEYRKEAHPSIYRKHWDPLTEEQLANPSSYADCTHWCLPGVPDIWNHFLYVYLLCL; encoded by the exons ATGAATGGAAGACCAATATTATGCAGTAGTTTGAATAACAAGTTTATGGGCATTCAGCTAAGCTTTCAGCTGCTAGCAGCAACTATCACGGCGGTTCTAGTTATCACAACTTTGTTCATGTCCAGAGAGATTAAGCAAGAAATTGGAAAAAAGCCAGAGTTAAGCTCATTATCCAGCTGCAATTTCTTTTCAGGCAAATGGGTATTTGATAACCAATCTCGCCCTCTCTATAATGGGTCCAATtgttccttcatttcgtttttggACGATGGAATGGCTTGTGAGAATTATGGGAGAAAAGACCTCAGCTATCTCTACTGGAAATGGCAACCCCATGATTGTGACCTTCCAAG ATTTAATGCCACAGCAATGTTGGAGAAGTTAAGGAACAAGAGAATTGTGTATGTGGGAGATTCAGTCAATAGGAATCAGTGGGTTTCAATGGTGTGCATGCTAGAGTCATCAATCCACACTCATCTCAAACATGTTCACTATAATGGTTCTTTGGTCACCTTAAAAGCTATT GAATACAATGCTACTATTGATTTCTACTGGGCACCATTGTTGGTGGAATCAAATTGCGACGATGCTTGGCATCATCGTGTTAAAGATCGCGTTTTGAGAGTCAATTCAATAGAGAAGCATGCTAAATTTTGGGAAGATGCTGATGTTCTTGTCTTTAATTCCTATTTATGGTGGCGACTGGATTTGACTGTTCT GTGGGGATCTTTTGAAAGTGCAAATGTGAAGTACGAACAATTGGGGATGCTGCGTACGTATGAGTTAGGGCTTAAGACATGGTCAGATTGGTTGGATACTCATATCAACCGTACCAAAACTAGAGTTTTCTTTGTTAGCATGTCGCCCACTCATAGCAG GGGAGAGGAATGGGGAAGGGCAGATGGTGAGAATTGTTACAATGAAACAGAGCCAATATCTAATGCAGAATATTGGGGATCAGAATCAGATCCGGGAATGATGAGATTGGTGGAAGCAGCCATCAAGAAACTGAATGATAAAAGTGGTGTTAAAGCAGATTTTCTCAACATTACTCAACTTTCTGAATATAGAAAAGAAGCACATCCATCCATATATAGAAAGCACTGGGATCCTCTAACAGAAGAACAATTGGCAAATCCAAGTAGTTATGCAGATTGTACACATTGGTGCCTCCCTGGAGTTCCTGATATTTGGAATCACTTTTTGTATGTATACCTTCTTTGCTTGTGA
- the LOC138904782 gene encoding uncharacterized protein: protein MSFPEEWNIKSFPWFPGAVPDLAGLGDSIVMRPPPLREVQMLRDEDEEGEDTDCILVAQKRESIEASKAAELVTVEGVQSEKGLSRILESSSVDDASCRDEQLAGGDPRCGDAIALHREASSKYRAELARCEADLKKLTEERNTLKLLYVQQKAELVEELREEAKMKEAETLGWKQIMDRLDLEKDVVRAQLSSVERQLQAQKVKELETRLAAELARATSEAEVLVASYRADAEAANTQAKEIFYAVEVRLSRVADHARRQSRSETLKEVHARGFDLMADIKSAKVLEDEVGALFSDDKDSASGSDSEGDEDEAPEDAAPEAD from the exons ATGtcattccccgaagaatggaacataAAGT CTTTCCCCTGGTTTCCTGGTGCAGTCCCGGACCTTGCAG gTCTTGGAGATAGTATCGTTATGAGGCCACCTCCCCTTAGGGAAG TCCAAATGCTACGAGATGAGGACGAGGAGGGAGAAGATACCGACTGCATACTGGTGGCTCAGAAGAGGGAAAGCATCGAAGCTTCTAAAGCTGCTGAGCTTGTGACGGTCGAGGGGGTTCAGTCGGAGAAAGGTCTGAGCAGAATCCTCGAATCATCGAGTGTGGATGATGCCTCATGCCGTGATGAGCAACTGGCGGGTGGAGACCCCCGATGTGGGGAT GCTATAGCGCTCCATCGAGAAGCATCTTCCAAGTACCGAGCTGAGCTAGCCCGATGTGAAGCTGATCTCAAAAAGCTTACGGAGGAAAGAAACaccctcaaactcctctat GTTCAGCAGAAGGCCGAATTGGTTGAGGAGCTTCGTGAGGAAGCAaagatgaaagaggcagagaccttggggtggaagcAAATCATGGACCGTCTCGACTTGGAGAAAGATGTGGTTCGGGCCCAACTGTCTTCGGTTGAGCGTCAACTCCAAGCCCAGAAAGTTAAAGAGCTCGAGACTCGGTTGGCCGctgagcttgcaagggccacatccGAGGCAGAGGTGCTCGTGGCCTCCTACCGAGCCGACGCTGAAGCTGCTAACACTCAGGCAAAGGAAATATTTTATGCTGTTGAGGTTAGATTGTCTCGTGTTGCCGATCATGCTAGGCGCCAGTCCCGAAGCGAGACTCTTAAGGAGGTACATGCTCGTGGATTCGACCTCATGGCTGATATCAAAAGTGCGAAAGTTTTGGAGGACGAGGTCGGAGCTTTGTTTTCCGATGATAAAGACTCTGCGAGTGGATCCGACAGTGaaggagatgaagatgaagctcccgaAGATGCAGCTCCCGAGGCGGACTAG